Proteins encoded in a region of the Vicia villosa cultivar HV-30 ecotype Madison, WI linkage group LG5, Vvil1.0, whole genome shotgun sequence genome:
- the LOC131603446 gene encoding bifunctional aspartokinase/homoserine dehydrogenase 1, chloroplastic-like, with product MASLSASLSHFTCISNTSLQYENNKIPESQYHPFALLRRFNSLRKGITLPQRRESPSTGICASLTDVSLDLTVEEKQLSKGESWSVHKFGGTCMGSSQRIKNVADIVLSDDSERKLVVVSAMAKVTDMMYELITKAQSRDESYISSLDAVLEKHSSTAHDILDGENLAIFLSKLHEDINNLKAMLRAIYIAGHATESFADFVVGHGELWSAQMLSLVIRKNGTDCTWMDTREVLIVHPTSSNQVDPDYLESEQRLEKWYSRNPCKVIIATGFIASTPKNIPTTLKRDGSDFSAAIMGSLLRAGQVTIWTDVDGVYSADPRKVSEAVILKTLSYQEAWEMSYFGANVLHPRTIIPVMKYGIPILIRNIFNLSAPGTKICHPAVNDNEDKANLQNYVKGFATIDNLALVNVEGTGMAGVPGTASAIFSAVKDVGANVIMISQASSEHSVCFAVPETEVKAVAEALQSRFRQALDNGRLSQVAIIPNCSILAAVGQKMASTPGVSATLFNALAKASINVRAIAQGCSEYNITVVVKREDCIKALRAVHSRFYLSRTTIAMGIIGPGLIGSTLLDQLRDQASVLKEEFNIDLRVMGILGSKSMLLSDAGIDLASWKELREEKGEVANLEKFVQHVHGNHFIPNTALVDCTADPVIAGHYYDWLRKGIHVITPNKKANSGPLDQYLKLRALQRQSYTHYFYEATVGAGLPIVSTLRGLLETGDKILQIEGIFSGTLSYIFNNFKDGRPFSEVVGEAKEAGFTEPDPRDDLSGTDVARKVIILARESGLKLELSNIPVESLVPEPLQVCASAQEFMQQLPNFDPEFAKKQEDAENAGEVLRYVGVVDVANKKGFVEMRRYKKDHPFAQLSGSDNIIAFTTRRYKNQPLIVRGPGAGAQVTAGGIFSDILRLASYLGAPS from the exons ATGGCGTCGCTTTCTGCATCGCTATCTCACTTCACTTGCATCTCCAACACTTCGCTCCAATACGAGAACAACAAGATCCCTGAATCTCAATACCATCCTTTCGCGCTTTTGCGACGCTTCAACTCTCTCCG AAAGGGTATTACTTTACCTCAGCGACGAGAGTCACCGAGCACCGGGATATGTGCTTCATTAACAG ATGTGTCTCTGGATTTGACAGTGGAGGAAAAACAGCTTTCAAAAGGAGAATCTTGGTCTGTTCACAAATTTGGTGGAACTTGTATGGGAAGCTCGCAAAGAATAAAGAATGTTGCTGACATAGTTCTTAGTGATGATTCAGAGAGGAAATTGGTGGTTGTCTCTGCAATGGCTAAGGTGACAGATATGATGTATGAGCTTATCACTAAGGCTCAATCACGTGACGAGTCTTATATATCTTCCTTGGATGCTGTTTTGGAGAAGCACAGCTCAACTGCACATGACATACTTGATGGAGAGAATCTCGCAATTTTCTTGTCAAAATTGCATGAAGACATCAACAACCTTAAGGCGATGCTTCGGGCAATATACATAG CTGGTCACGCGACAGAATCCTTTGCAGATTTTGTTGTAGGACATGGGGAATTATGGTCTGCCCAAATGTTGTCTCTAGTTATCAGGAAG AATGGAACTGATTGCACATGGATGGATACAAGGGAAGTTTTGATTGTTCATCCTACTAGTTCTAATCAAGTTGATCCGGACTACTTGGAATCTGAGCAAAGACTTGAGAAATGGTACTCTCGGAATCCATGTAAGGTAATCATTGCTACTGGGTTCATTGCAAGTACACCAAAAAACATTCCTACTACACTGAAGCGAGATGGAAGTGATTTTTCGGCAGCAATTATGGGCTCTCTACTTAGAGCTGGTCAGGTCACAATTTGGACTGATGTTGATGGTGTGTATAGTGCGGATCCTAGAAAAG TCAGTGAAGCTGTGATTTTGAAGACATTATCTTATCAAGAGGCATGGGAAATG TCTTACTTTGGAGCTAATGTTTTGCATCCCCGTACAATAATTCCTGTGATGAAATATGGCATACCCATTTTGATAAGGAATATCTTCAACCTCTCTGCTCCTGGGACAAAGATATGTCACCCTGCTGTTAATGATAATGAAGATAAGGCGAACCTGCAAAATTATGTCAAAGGATTTGCAACAATAGACAACTTGGCACTTGTAAATGTTGAGGG AACTGGAATGGCCGGTGTTCCAGGTACAGCAAGTGCTATTTTTAGTGCAGTCAAAGATGTTGGAGCTAATGTTATCATGATATCTCAG GCTAGTAGTGAGCATTCTGTATGCTTTGCGGTTCCCGAGACAGAAGTAAAAGCTGTTGCCGAGGCATTGCAATCAAGATTTCGTCAAGCTTTGGATAATGGGCGTCTTTCTCAG GTTGCAATTATCCCGAACTGTAGCATTTTGGCGGCTGTTGGCCAGAAAATGGCAAGCACTCCTGGAGTTAGTGCCACCCTTTTCAACGCATTGGCCAAG GCCAGTATAAATGTCCGTGCTATAGCACAAGGTTGTTCTGAGTATAATATCACTGTTGTTGTTAAGCGAGAGGATTGTATAAAAGCTTTACGGGCTGTCCATTCTAGATTTTATCTCTCAAGAACCACCATTGCAATGGGCATTATTGGACCGGGATTAATTGGGAGCACACTTCTTGATCAGCTAAGGGATCAG GCTTCAGTCCTGAAAGAAGAATTTAACATTGATTTGCGTGTAATGGGCATACTCGGCTCAAAGTCAATGCTTCTCAGTGATGC GGGTATTGACTTAGCAAGCTGGAAAGAACTTCGGGAGGAAAAAGGAGAAGTAGCTAATTTGGAAAAATTTGTTCAGCACGTGCACGGAAATCATTTTATACCAAACACGGCATTAGTAGACTGCACTGCTGATCCTGTCATTGCTGGCCATTACTATGATTGGTTGCGCAAAGGAATACATGTAATTACCCCCAATAAGAAGGCTAATTCAGGGCCACTGGATCAG TATCTGAAGTTAAGAGCTCTTCAAAGGCAATCCTATACCCACTACTTCTATGAAGCTACTGTTGGAGCCGGTCTTCCCATTGTCAGCACTTTGCGTGGCCTCCTTGAAACTggagacaaaattttgcaaattGAAGGCATATTCAG TGGGACTTTGAGTTACATCTTTAATAACTTCAAAGATGGCCGGCCTTTTAGTGAGGTCGTCGGTGAAGCAAAGGAAGCAGGTTTTACTGAGCCTGATCCAAGGGATGATCTGTCTGGAACAGATGTTGCTAGAAAG GTGATAATTTTAGCAAGGGAATCTGGTTTAAAGCTAGAACTGTCTAATATTCCAGTTGAAAGTTTAGTGCCAGAACCACTGCAA GTGTGTGCATCTGCTCAGGAGTTCATGCAACAGCTGCCAAATTTTGACCCGGAGTTTGCAAAGAAACAAGAAGATGCTGAGAATGCCGGGGAA GTATTGAGATACGTGGGAGTGGTGGACGTGGCTAACAAAAAAGGATTTGTAGAGATGCGAAGATACAAGAAGGATCATCCATTTGCACAATTGTCTGGGTCAGATAATATAATTGCATTCACAACAAGAAGGTATAAGAATCAACCTCTGATAGTTCGCGGTCCAGGAGCTGGTGCTCAAGTCACAGCGGGTGGAATATTCAGTGATATTTTACGACTTGCCTCATATCTAGGCGCCCCATCATAA